One Kineosporiaceae bacterium DNA segment encodes these proteins:
- a CDS encoding tyrosine-type recombinase/integrase: MGGRRRKPGKVKTRRDYAGRIAYTALYLPGPDEDYLSAGTYDTYEAAEAAWIEQAEALRRGVHVDPRKPRTQFRDFALLWLELFVADRANTARGYEDALRVHLLPTFGHLRLQEITPETVARWIADLGRRGYQPSSIRTLKGQLSGILTTAVTWRYLAVHPCVGVRAPREKPPRIRAFERGDVDRLLAGLPGPVSTMLVWLTVHTGLRWGEVSELRGRDVVLIDPDHYGDEVPEDVELVYLSVCRSVSDVGAKHADGGRFVVEDTTKGGRDRRVGLDPLTSTKLLDFIDEHAIGPDDLLFPLSRLQPELDPLPHTDAVALEPVPVDLGRTAPDRLGRTYAHATMSGYGPGRCRCPWCRRAVAEYRAKRRAEGLDLKKRRPNRKGRNVTDHCPRDYFRRKAWAPAVASAGIVGRATFHDLRHTHATWLARDGVSIEILRERLGHQSLITTQRYISASSTVDTTAALAMARLMSAPAHRSRRRLTVAM, translated from the coding sequence ATGGGCGGACGACGACGCAAGCCAGGCAAGGTCAAGACCCGGCGGGACTACGCCGGCCGGATCGCGTACACCGCGCTGTACCTGCCAGGACCGGACGAGGACTACCTGTCCGCCGGCACGTACGACACCTACGAGGCGGCCGAGGCTGCCTGGATCGAGCAGGCCGAGGCGCTGCGCCGCGGCGTGCACGTCGACCCCCGCAAGCCGCGGACCCAGTTCCGGGACTTCGCGCTGTTGTGGTTGGAGCTGTTCGTGGCCGACCGGGCCAACACCGCCCGCGGCTACGAGGACGCCCTGCGGGTGCACCTGCTGCCCACGTTCGGGCACTTGCGCCTGCAGGAGATCACCCCGGAGACGGTGGCTCGGTGGATCGCCGACCTCGGCCGGCGCGGCTACCAGCCCAGCAGCATCCGCACCCTGAAGGGGCAGCTGTCGGGGATCCTCACCACCGCGGTGACCTGGCGCTACCTCGCCGTCCACCCCTGCGTCGGGGTCAGGGCGCCGCGGGAGAAGCCGCCCCGGATCCGGGCCTTCGAACGCGGGGACGTCGACCGGCTGCTGGCGGGCTTGCCGGGGCCGGTGTCGACGATGCTGGTCTGGCTCACCGTGCACACCGGCCTACGGTGGGGTGAGGTCAGCGAACTGCGCGGCCGGGACGTCGTGCTGATCGACCCCGACCACTACGGGGACGAGGTGCCGGAGGACGTCGAGCTGGTCTACCTGTCCGTGTGTCGGTCGGTCAGCGATGTCGGCGCCAAGCACGCCGACGGCGGCCGGTTCGTCGTCGAGGACACCACCAAGGGTGGCCGCGACCGCCGCGTCGGACTCGACCCGCTCACCTCCACCAAACTACTGGACTTCATCGACGAGCACGCCATCGGACCGGACGATCTGCTGTTCCCGCTGTCCCGCCTCCAACCTGAACTCGACCCACTACCCCACACCGATGCCGTTGCACTGGAACCGGTTCCGGTCGACCTCGGTCGGACGGCGCCGGACAGGCTCGGGCGGACCTACGCCCACGCCACCATGTCCGGCTACGGGCCCGGACGATGCCGCTGTCCCTGGTGCCGCCGAGCAGTCGCCGAGTACCGGGCCAAGCGACGAGCCGAAGGCCTCGACCTCAAGAAACGCCGGCCAAACCGCAAGGGCCGCAATGTGACCGACCACTGCCCTCGGGACTACTTCCGCCGCAAGGCCTGGGCACCAGCCGTCGCCTCGGCCGGGATCGTCGGACGAGCGACATTTCACGACTTGAGGCATACACACGCCACGTGGCTCGCCAGGGACGGAGTCAGCATCGAGATCCTGCGGGAGCGGCTCGGTCACCAGTCGCTGATCACCACGCAGCGGTATATCAGCGCCAGCAGCACCGTCGACACCACCGCCGCCCTGGCCATGGCCCGCCTGATGTCCGCGCCAGCACACCGGTCTCGGCGACGGCTCACAGTCGCGATGTAG
- a CDS encoding DEAD/DEAH box helicase has protein sequence MSTVLPSLVAEELRRTLTDFLGTTFALTDDDVRADLERFLLDPDDGIFRGPFVRARLPFRPAADGWRDALDWVPAGFHPHAHQTRAWARLSSKGHAPAPVVVTTGTGSGKTESFLVPILDHCRRARAAGEGGIKALILYPMNALANDQARRIAELLETEPDLIGLRAGLFTGDGGTARIVGDGRLIDDRDELRAHPPDILLTNYKMLDFLLLRPEDRSLWTGAPDSLRYLVLDEFHTYDGAQGTDVAMLLRRLAAVLDLPRPGRLLGDVVPVATSATLGDATGAGGLLTFAGQVFGTELTPDALIGEDRLTADEWRAGAVEVATRLPSAALCRLVDEALGAGAPEGHLAVAVPTWALLTGTTADWFPCRDDLTRKGAAPQLPQPTELGARLRVHPLLDALLAQARTPISLADLVARLLPAWTPQEQRITGRRLISGLLALVALAEDPERPGRPLLSTEVQVWIREVRRLLRRVGDNDPDHAAFRWESDRFGQALDVHLPAVYCRFCGRSGWAAAYPPAGQTLIVDPVTIYREQVRNPGKVAALVHAPGEAGSTLDRGGLAPGLVHWFHPLSGLLTDTPAEDDENAVPVLAPGDDEATRRDRCPACGRDDGIRFLGSRVATLTSVLLGHVFGSDNVEPEAKRTLVFTDSVQDAAHRAAFIESRAYALNQRALITAALGDDEVTLDQLGQRIVSHLDGRPATDRYAAIPPDLTDHDAFTPYWTRPRGPDAKTRTRVAQRLQFGAHLELGLNSRTGRSLELTGAVRVEVVVDNVRRLLRDLSSAIAELPQQISTDDARPPLRPWVWGPLARMRTQGPVDHSWFDTYLYEDGNRWSIWGGRNRATGMPAFPGGRDPRPAPAYPVSAAPAPEPFHVITSPRGWYARWTSRCLGVPAAHAPALLTVLFEVLTAHGVLTRRATRSGATAWLIPAHRVAVWATGPHPGATERTLVCGTCSQLFPGAAEHVEALLGGPCLRDTCPGVLELRAVRSDYYRTLYLGGDVRRIVAAEHTGLLDGEDRAAIEAAFKRPTEPDAPNVLACTPTLELGIDIGDLSLVTLTSLPRSTAAYLQRVGRAGRHTGSALIVCVLPSRALELHHLTDPLTMIAGRVRPPACHLDAVEILHRQFLAHRIDQWAGTAPRGGRRRIRDYLQHGVEPGSWFGDLLAPLRHDTAAHVDRFLDLFGAEVSPATRGDLIAYAAPGPDGAPSPLERQVAAAAEQWQSTVAELRRRRSALQSELARLEAFGEAADDTVKIDLRRVRGELRRVGTAWTTAVNEYWLTGLEAAGLLPNYALLDDRTVLDVTLWWTDEESGQHDHTQTSYARGSRTAIGELAPGAVFYVRGSAVRIDGVEVGSGTDATVAALRTCPTCGWSDADRGPVSCPRCGNARTADGGQVLRTVPFRGATAFLAREGARASDARDDRERTMFRIVTAVDVDPAQVTRAWRLADYPFGVEFSRRAVVRWFNLGPEQAGGASRDLAGWTGQAALFHVCRNCGVVPAAQLGPNGRAATPQDVRHRGWCVQRHSATGFDPAGWDSVALTHELQTQVLRLLVPPVLTMDDTLLVSFRAALMIGLRALFGGDPDHLDIAVTSAAGATGARWVMTLHDLVPGGTGYLAQIADPEHVRRMLTAARDELAACPCQGEGLLACHRCLLAHVRSSDAEHARRDRAVETLEAILGAWQPQEVSGLTEIAVGPHESPLEQRFRQALRSWLDSRGVSVAETPTPRGDRWDFRLAVDAASMTWTMRPQVELGYCVPDFVLSTPGQRRQIAVFCDGLAFHNHPACNQVAADSVKRARLTEDGYLVWAITHDDIDAFLAAQADWDQVVSVRSPRPGAQRWASEQRRAMFQQVARQLAAAQPGGGAVAPTALTGDAVTVLARVLQVPDPARWRVASVAAAIALTDGRFGPEVTVDGALAAALEVAGGPQVAAAGSTVVHPGRPARVTVSAHGAGIVVLRRPGSMPAVDVVLAVDDRADVVGSPAQIDAWRDWLALGNVLRLAGEEHLSLRAVSVTAGLDELSPDATGSGPVAAEDVPSAPGPVEAYLLGLLGEVDEACRDLVRDLTEPAAASAIPGFETDDGYPLQIGWPDHRVAVVLSTDTAGRHWLDEQGWTAVVAGDPGALEALAAAGLVVAGRE, from the coding sequence GTGAGCACTGTGCTGCCGTCGCTGGTCGCTGAAGAACTGCGGCGCACCCTGACGGACTTCCTCGGCACCACCTTCGCCCTGACGGATGACGACGTCCGCGCGGATCTCGAACGGTTCCTCCTCGACCCCGACGATGGCATCTTCCGCGGGCCGTTCGTGCGGGCTCGGCTGCCGTTCCGGCCCGCTGCCGACGGATGGCGCGACGCGCTGGACTGGGTTCCGGCCGGATTCCATCCGCATGCCCACCAGACTCGTGCCTGGGCACGGCTGAGCAGCAAGGGCCACGCACCCGCACCGGTCGTGGTCACCACCGGCACGGGATCGGGCAAGACCGAGTCGTTCCTCGTCCCGATCCTCGATCACTGCCGTCGTGCCCGGGCCGCGGGCGAGGGTGGGATCAAGGCGTTGATCCTCTACCCGATGAACGCGCTGGCCAACGACCAGGCCCGTCGGATCGCCGAACTCCTCGAGACCGAACCCGACCTGATCGGGCTCCGTGCGGGCCTGTTCACCGGTGACGGGGGCACAGCCCGGATCGTCGGCGACGGCCGGCTCATCGACGACCGGGACGAACTGCGCGCGCATCCGCCGGATATCTTGCTCACCAACTACAAGATGCTCGACTTCCTCCTGCTCCGCCCCGAAGACCGCTCGCTGTGGACGGGCGCCCCGGACAGCCTGCGCTATCTGGTCCTGGACGAGTTCCACACCTACGACGGTGCCCAGGGCACCGACGTGGCCATGCTGCTGCGGCGCCTCGCCGCTGTCCTCGATCTGCCGCGACCCGGGCGGCTGCTCGGCGACGTCGTCCCCGTCGCCACCTCGGCCACCCTCGGCGACGCCACCGGCGCCGGCGGACTGCTCACCTTCGCGGGTCAGGTCTTCGGCACCGAACTGACGCCGGACGCGCTGATCGGTGAGGACCGTCTGACCGCCGACGAGTGGCGGGCCGGTGCGGTCGAGGTGGCGACGCGACTGCCGAGCGCCGCCCTGTGCCGCCTGGTCGACGAGGCCCTGGGCGCCGGGGCACCCGAGGGCCACCTGGCGGTCGCGGTCCCCACCTGGGCGCTGCTCACCGGCACCACGGCGGACTGGTTCCCGTGCCGAGATGACCTCACCCGGAAGGGGGCGGCCCCCCAGCTGCCCCAGCCCACCGAGCTCGGCGCGAGACTGCGAGTCCATCCCCTCCTCGATGCCCTGCTCGCCCAGGCTCGAACCCCGATCTCCCTGGCCGACCTCGTGGCCCGGCTGCTGCCTGCCTGGACGCCGCAGGAGCAGCGCATCACCGGGCGGCGCCTGATTAGCGGGCTGCTCGCCCTGGTCGCCCTCGCCGAAGACCCGGAGCGCCCCGGTCGCCCCTTGCTCAGCACCGAGGTCCAGGTGTGGATCCGCGAGGTGCGCCGGTTGCTGCGGCGGGTGGGTGACAACGACCCGGACCACGCCGCCTTCCGTTGGGAGAGTGATCGTTTCGGCCAGGCACTCGACGTCCATCTCCCCGCGGTCTACTGCCGGTTCTGCGGTCGTTCCGGCTGGGCCGCCGCCTACCCACCCGCAGGTCAGACCCTCATCGTGGACCCGGTCACCATCTATCGGGAGCAGGTCCGAAACCCGGGGAAGGTCGCAGCCTTGGTGCACGCGCCCGGTGAGGCGGGGTCGACGCTCGATCGAGGTGGCCTCGCTCCCGGCCTGGTGCATTGGTTCCACCCGTTGTCGGGGCTGCTCACCGATACCCCGGCCGAGGACGACGAGAACGCCGTCCCAGTGCTGGCTCCCGGCGACGACGAGGCCACTCGTCGCGACCGCTGCCCGGCGTGTGGCCGTGACGACGGCATCCGGTTCCTCGGCTCCCGGGTGGCCACGTTGACCTCGGTGCTCCTCGGCCACGTCTTCGGCAGCGACAACGTCGAACCCGAGGCGAAACGGACCCTCGTCTTCACCGACAGCGTGCAGGACGCCGCCCATCGGGCGGCCTTCATCGAGTCACGGGCGTACGCGCTCAACCAGCGCGCCCTGATCACCGCTGCGCTCGGGGACGACGAGGTCACTCTGGATCAGCTCGGTCAGCGGATCGTGTCCCACCTGGACGGGCGCCCCGCCACGGATCGATACGCCGCCATCCCGCCCGATCTGACCGATCACGACGCGTTCACGCCGTACTGGACGCGGCCCAGGGGACCCGACGCCAAGACCCGCACTCGCGTGGCGCAGCGCCTGCAGTTCGGCGCCCACCTGGAACTCGGCCTCAATTCCCGGACCGGCCGCTCGCTCGAACTCACCGGCGCCGTCCGCGTCGAGGTCGTCGTCGACAACGTCCGACGGCTGCTGCGCGACCTGTCGAGCGCCATCGCCGAACTGCCGCAACAGATCTCGACAGACGATGCCCGACCGCCCCTGCGGCCATGGGTCTGGGGACCCCTGGCTCGGATGCGCACCCAGGGCCCTGTTGACCACAGCTGGTTCGACACGTATCTCTACGAGGACGGCAATCGATGGAGCATCTGGGGCGGGCGTAACCGGGCCACCGGGATGCCCGCGTTCCCCGGGGGCCGCGACCCCCGGCCCGCACCGGCCTACCCGGTCAGCGCTGCGCCAGCGCCAGAACCCTTCCATGTGATCACCAGCCCCAGAGGCTGGTACGCGCGGTGGACCAGCCGCTGCCTGGGTGTGCCCGCCGCGCACGCTCCAGCCCTGCTGACCGTACTGTTCGAGGTCCTCACCGCCCACGGCGTCCTGACTCGGCGGGCCACGCGCAGCGGTGCCACCGCCTGGCTCATCCCCGCCCATCGCGTCGCCGTGTGGGCCACCGGACCGCACCCGGGCGCCACCGAACGTACCCTCGTCTGCGGCACCTGTTCCCAGCTGTTCCCCGGTGCCGCCGAGCACGTCGAGGCCCTCCTCGGCGGACCATGCCTGCGCGACACGTGTCCGGGGGTGCTGGAGCTGCGCGCCGTCCGTTCTGACTACTACCGGACTTTGTATCTGGGCGGTGACGTCCGACGGATCGTCGCCGCCGAGCACACCGGCCTGCTGGACGGCGAGGACCGCGCCGCTATCGAGGCGGCCTTCAAGCGGCCCACCGAGCCCGACGCGCCCAACGTGCTGGCCTGCACTCCCACCCTCGAACTGGGCATCGACATCGGCGACCTGTCGCTGGTCACCCTGACCTCGCTGCCCCGCTCCACCGCCGCATACCTGCAGCGGGTAGGTCGAGCCGGCCGGCACACAGGTAGCGCCCTGATCGTCTGCGTCCTGCCCTCGCGCGCCCTGGAACTGCACCACCTGACGGACCCGCTGACGATGATCGCCGGAAGGGTCCGACCCCCCGCCTGTCATCTGGACGCAGTCGAGATCCTGCACCGGCAGTTCCTCGCCCACCGCATCGACCAGTGGGCAGGCACCGCCCCCCGCGGCGGCCGGCGGCGGATCCGCGACTACCTCCAGCACGGCGTCGAACCGGGCTCGTGGTTCGGCGACCTGCTCGCGCCCCTGCGCCACGACACGGCGGCGCACGTCGATCGGTTCCTCGATCTGTTCGGCGCGGAGGTCAGCCCAGCCACCCGCGGCGACCTGATCGCCTACGCCGCCCCCGGCCCGGACGGCGCGCCGTCCCCGCTCGAGCGGCAGGTTGCCGCTGCCGCCGAGCAGTGGCAGTCGACCGTTGCCGAGCTGCGCCGACGGCGCAGCGCCCTGCAGTCCGAGCTAGCTCGGCTTGAGGCCTTCGGCGAGGCGGCCGACGACACGGTGAAGATTGATCTGCGGCGCGTCCGTGGCGAGCTCCGGCGCGTCGGCACCGCCTGGACCACAGCCGTCAACGAGTACTGGTTGACCGGCCTGGAGGCCGCTGGGCTGCTGCCCAACTACGCCCTTCTCGACGACCGCACCGTGCTCGACGTGACTCTGTGGTGGACGGACGAGGAATCCGGACAGCACGACCACACCCAGACCAGCTATGCGCGCGGCAGTCGCACCGCCATCGGGGAACTTGCCCCGGGTGCCGTCTTCTACGTGCGGGGATCGGCCGTGCGCATCGACGGGGTCGAAGTGGGCTCGGGAACCGACGCTACCGTCGCCGCGTTGCGCACCTGCCCCACGTGCGGGTGGTCTGACGCAGACCGTGGACCGGTGTCCTGCCCGCGATGTGGCAACGCCCGGACCGCGGACGGCGGTCAGGTGCTCCGGACAGTGCCGTTCCGCGGAGCGACCGCGTTCTTGGCCCGGGAAGGCGCCCGAGCTTCCGACGCCCGAGACGACCGTGAACGCACCATGTTCCGCATCGTCACTGCCGTTGACGTCGACCCGGCCCAGGTCACCCGGGCCTGGCGGCTCGCCGACTATCCGTTCGGGGTCGAGTTCAGCCGGCGCGCCGTCGTCCGCTGGTTCAACCTAGGCCCGGAGCAGGCCGGGGGTGCCTCCCGTGACCTGGCCGGGTGGACCGGCCAGGCGGCGCTGTTCCACGTCTGCCGAAACTGCGGGGTTGTGCCCGCTGCGCAACTTGGGCCGAACGGTCGCGCGGCCACCCCCCAGGATGTGCGGCACCGCGGGTGGTGCGTACAGCGGCATAGCGCCACCGGATTCGACCCCGCAGGGTGGGACAGCGTCGCGCTCACGCACGAGCTGCAGACCCAGGTGCTGCGCCTGCTGGTCCCGCCGGTCCTGACCATGGACGACACGCTGCTGGTCTCGTTCCGGGCAGCCTTGATGATCGGCCTCCGGGCGCTCTTCGGTGGTGACCCGGACCATCTCGATATCGCAGTCACGAGTGCAGCCGGAGCCACCGGGGCCCGCTGGGTGATGACCCTGCACGACCTCGTCCCGGGGGGCACCGGGTATCTGGCCCAGATCGCCGACCCCGAGCACGTGCGCCGGATGCTCACCGCCGCCCGCGACGAATTGGCAGCCTGCCCCTGCCAGGGCGAGGGTCTGCTGGCCTGCCACCGCTGCCTGCTCGCCCATGTCCGTTCCTCCGACGCCGAGCACGCCCGCCGCGACCGTGCAGTCGAGACCCTTGAGGCCATCCTCGGCGCCTGGCAACCGCAGGAGGTGTCCGGCCTGACGGAGATCGCGGTCGGCCCGCACGAATCGCCGCTGGAGCAGCGGTTCCGACAGGCCCTGCGGTCCTGGCTGGACTCCCGCGGCGTCAGCGTGGCCGAGACCCCGACGCCGAGAGGCGACCGGTGGGACTTCCGGCTGGCCGTGGACGCGGCGTCCATGACCTGGACGATGCGGCCCCAGGTCGAGCTGGGCTACTGCGTTCCGGACTTCGTGTTGTCGACCCCCGGGCAGCGGCGCCAGATCGCCGTGTTCTGCGATGGGCTCGCCTTCCACAACCACCCCGCCTGCAACCAGGTCGCCGCCGACTCGGTCAAGCGCGCCCGCCTCACCGAGGACGGCTACCTGGTCTGGGCCATCACCCACGATGACATCGACGCCTTTCTTGCCGCCCAAGCCGATTGGGATCAGGTGGTCTCCGTCCGTTCACCGCGGCCCGGCGCCCAGCGATGGGCCTCCGAACAGCGACGTGCGATGTTCCAGCAGGTGGCTCGTCAACTCGCCGCTGCGCAACCCGGCGGGGGAGCCGTTGCGCCGACGGCATTGACCGGTGACGCGGTGACCGTGTTGGCGCGTGTCCTCCAGGTCCCCGATCCGGCCCGGTGGCGGGTCGCGTCGGTGGCGGCCGCAATCGCTTTGACCGATGGCAGGTTCGGTCCCGAGGTCACCGTCGACGGGGCGCTTGCCGCAGCGCTCGAGGTGGCCGGTGGACCGCAGGTCGCGGCTGCCGGGTCGACCGTGGTTCATCCTGGCCGTCCGGCTCGGGTGACAGTTTCGGCCCACGGCGCGGGCATCGTCGTGCTGCGTCGGCCGGGAAGCATGCCCGCCGTCGATGTCGTCCTGGCCGTCGACGACCGCGCCGACGTTGTCGGGTCCCCGGCGCAGATCGATGCCTGGCGGGACTGGCTCGCACTCGGAAACGTGCTCCGCCTGGCCGGTGAGGAGCACCTCTCGCTGCGAGCCGTCTCGGTGACCGCCGGCCTGGACGAGCTGAGCCCGGACGCTACAGGCTCTGGTCCCGTTGCGGCAGAAGACGTTCCGTCCGCGCCGGGACCGGTCGAGGCCTACCTCCTCGGCCTGCTCGGGGAGGTCGACGAGGCCTGTCGGGACCTTGTACGCGACTTGACCGAACCTGCTGCGGCGAGCGCGATCCCGGGCTTCGAGACCGACGATGGCTATCCGCTGCAGATCGGTTGGCCGGACCACCGGGTGGCTGTCGTGCTGTCGACCGATACCGCCGGACGACACTGGCTCGACGAGCAGGGGTGGACCGCAGTGGTGGCGGGAGACCCCGGTGCTTTGGAGGCGCTGGCGGCCGCTGGGCTCGTCGTGGCAGGGAGGGAGTAG
- a CDS encoding toll/interleukin-1 receptor domain-containing protein, translated as MARVFISYRREDTPVVAARLATRLKDDLRLDNVFLDRMDILAGWPWRAVLARRLRSSDAVLVLVGDRWGGGPDGGRILAPNDMVRWELRRAMELGCELVPTMVDGARLPTRLPPELGTLPSLNFIELNPADSELGYLELLGDLFYKAVRRDGDVVVVYDDHDVAEVHVRKLAGLLITGELGSEGRDVVRVATRGFAAVALAEAAERWPEVIVLTGEQGITPRLAAQISGLRRNAVRVAAAAALGYYAGRIHDDGDANGSGDAPEADPSTHRVGASRPGTGRSGSPGWWRRAVQAFAAIGAVALIVTVSQLVFGNDTDEGGSGGEATTSTASASGLSGGSELTVRFAQSTLAKTWGDPPFRVRATANQQAQITYDATGPCRVEDGQVSLDGAGACRVTATAASTNGQQASARLDIAIAKARPKISAGDVSVMYSREFAHQLTASVEPDIPVGYRLDPDYTPSQGFRCQIENTVLTLSAGVNAGAAGASPAPGDLPDRGGRTGVAEHRARTAHQVRRHGDRPYAAPGGRPDER; from the coding sequence ATGGCCCGTGTGTTCATCTCGTACCGGCGTGAGGACACGCCAGTGGTTGCCGCTCGCCTGGCGACTCGGCTGAAGGACGACCTCCGACTGGACAACGTCTTCCTCGACCGGATGGACATCTTGGCCGGCTGGCCGTGGCGCGCCGTCCTGGCTCGCCGGCTGCGCTCCAGCGACGCCGTGCTCGTGCTGGTCGGTGACCGCTGGGGCGGCGGCCCGGACGGGGGACGGATCCTCGCGCCCAACGACATGGTGCGGTGGGAGCTGCGCCGGGCGATGGAGCTGGGGTGCGAGCTGGTACCGACCATGGTGGACGGCGCGCGCCTGCCGACGCGTCTGCCGCCTGAGCTGGGGACGCTGCCCTCGCTGAACTTCATCGAGCTCAACCCCGCCGACTCCGAGCTCGGCTACCTGGAGCTGCTCGGCGACCTGTTCTACAAGGCGGTGCGCCGTGACGGTGACGTGGTCGTCGTCTACGACGATCACGACGTGGCCGAGGTGCACGTGCGGAAGTTGGCCGGGCTGCTGATCACCGGCGAACTCGGCTCGGAGGGCCGGGACGTGGTGCGGGTGGCGACCCGCGGGTTCGCCGCCGTCGCCTTGGCCGAAGCGGCCGAGCGATGGCCCGAGGTGATCGTGTTGACCGGCGAGCAGGGCATCACGCCCCGGCTTGCAGCGCAGATCAGCGGGCTTCGACGCAATGCCGTGCGGGTCGCCGCCGCTGCCGCCCTGGGGTACTACGCGGGCCGGATCCACGATGACGGCGACGCCAACGGGTCTGGTGATGCCCCGGAAGCCGACCCATCGACCCATCGTGTCGGAGCATCGCGACCGGGGACGGGCCGCAGCGGCTCACCCGGCTGGTGGCGCCGCGCCGTGCAGGCGTTCGCCGCGATCGGCGCCGTGGCGCTGATCGTGACGGTGAGCCAGCTGGTGTTCGGGAACGACACGGACGAAGGTGGGTCGGGCGGTGAGGCGACAACGTCGACGGCTTCGGCATCGGGGCTGTCCGGAGGTTCGGAGCTGACCGTCCGGTTCGCCCAGTCCACCCTGGCCAAGACCTGGGGAGACCCGCCGTTTCGGGTGAGGGCGACCGCCAACCAGCAGGCTCAGATCACCTACGACGCGACCGGGCCGTGCCGGGTCGAGGACGGCCAGGTGAGCCTCGACGGGGCGGGCGCTTGCCGCGTGACGGCGACCGCGGCGTCCACCAACGGCCAGCAGGCGAGCGCGAGGCTTGACATCGCGATCGCCAAGGCGAGGCCGAAGATCTCTGCGGGGGACGTGTCGGTCATGTACTCGCGTGAGTTCGCCCACCAGCTGACGGCCTCGGTCGAGCCCGACATCCCGGTCGGCTACCGGCTCGACCCCGACTACACGCCCAGCCAAGGGTTCCGCTGCCAGATAGAGAACACCGTCCTCACGCTGTCCGCAGGGGTCAACGCCGGCGCTGCCGGCGCATCCCCTGCTCCCGGTGACCTGCCCGATCGAGGTGGCCGCACTGGAGTCGCCGAACATCGAGCCCGGACAGCCCATCAGGTTCGACGTCACGGTGACCGCCCCTACGCTGCACCTGGTGGCCGACCCGACGAGCGCTGA
- a CDS encoding ATP-dependent helicase: MAGRGGSPLNYRTTRQILAASLAVLQDVPIEDLDGESESTSGYRSALSGQEPKLRGYPDREAELEAGVDVVRRWLESDGSPQPGTIAVLTRRKRDAEFAARSLNAAGVPASVGGAGQRGDRRPVHVLTMHSAKGAEFRHVLLLHADDDTVPERAAVDTADADERDDVLLRERLLLYVACSRARDDLVVTWSGRPSRFLAGLAAGREV, translated from the coding sequence GTGGCCGGTCGCGGCGGCTCACCCCTGAACTACCGCACCACGCGACAGATCCTGGCTGCCTCGCTCGCGGTGCTGCAGGACGTCCCGATCGAGGATCTGGACGGCGAGAGCGAGAGCACCAGCGGGTATCGAAGCGCTCTGAGCGGTCAGGAGCCCAAACTGCGTGGGTATCCAGATCGTGAGGCAGAGCTCGAAGCTGGCGTGGACGTCGTGCGCCGATGGCTGGAATCCGACGGCTCCCCACAACCAGGCACCATCGCGGTGCTCACCCGGCGCAAGCGAGACGCCGAGTTCGCCGCCCGGTCGTTGAACGCAGCCGGAGTCCCGGCGTCCGTCGGTGGGGCCGGACAGCGGGGCGATCGGCGACCCGTCCATGTGCTGACCATGCACAGCGCCAAGGGCGCTGAGTTCCGGCACGTCCTCTTGTTGCACGCGGACGACGACACGGTTCCAGAACGGGCAGCGGTGGATACCGCTGATGCCGACGAGCGAGATGACGTTCTGCTGCGCGAACGCCTCCTGCTCTACGTGGCATGTAGCCGGGCGCGTGATGATCTCGTGGTGACCTGGTCCGGGCGCCCGTCTCGGTTCCTGGCTGGGCTGGCGGCGGGTCGCGAGGTCTAG